In Oryctolagus cuniculus chromosome 18, mOryCun1.1, whole genome shotgun sequence, the DNA window CCACCCAGTTAACTGTCCATTCCACAAAGCAACCGTTTGTGTTTTTTGAACGTTCCTGTGACCACCAGAGGTGTCACACCTTAATAACCAGTGACTGTGTGTGCAGCAAACCTGTTGGTGAACAGTCACTGTAGGCAAGTGCTTACCCACTCATCACGCACTGAAGAGCATCTGTGTTCATTTACATTTCATGACACGAGCACCGTAGTGTGTGGTGACACAAACTGAGAAGGCTACAGGGCCGCCAGGCAGTATGACTTGAAGGGCCCCCTGATGCATATGCTGCTGGCTAGCCAGAGTTCACACAGCACATGACTGTGTTCTCCTGCTCGTCAGAATAGATGAGTTAAGGGCTAATATCACCCTCCCGGCACCACGGCCAGTGTGTGTCGGAGGAAGCAGACCCAGAGTGGTTAAGTAAATTGTCACAGTCACAGAGAAGGTGCACATCGGGGCTGGAAGCAAGGACTTTATTTAGAGTCCACAAGGCAATTCAAATGAATCCTGCACAGAGCTTTCTCGAGAAGGCACAGTTTGATGGGGACAGGACGGACACGATGACAGCCACTGCAGAGGCTGGCGTGGGAGGGGTGAAGGAGTTGGGTTACTGTTAcagagagaccccccccccccagccctcagTCCTGCTGGCGGGAGTGCTGTGGCCATGAGGAGGCAAtgacggggtgtgtgtgtgtgtgtgtgtgtgtgtgtgtgtgtgagagagagagagagagagagagagagagagagagagagaccttctcgTGCTAGGCAGCCCATGGTGTGGGAGTGCATGCAGCGGACTTCTGTCGAGAACTTGCACATCTCAGGGAGTCAGGGGAAGCCGGGGCAGCTGCCAAGCCTGGGGTCCAGCGGACCGCTGggtggcgggtgggggtgggcctgCATCCGGGAGTTTGTTGAAAAAGGAGCCATGGGGGAGGGGTTAAGACCCCTGACCGAGCTCGCAGTCGAGGCGGCACTGGAGCAGCGGGCAAGCATTTGAAGGCTTGTACCAGAGATGCCCCAGACCTGCCGGGCGGTGCGTGGGTTTCGCCTGCTTAGttctctgactcctggctgtCTGCCCCTAGATTGGATGTCCAAGGCCAGCTGGACGATGGCATGGGCCAGCACAAGGACCTCTGGGAATTCCacgtgagccatcatcattgcctgCAGCCAGGGCCGCTTCTCCCAGCTCGAGTGCCTGCACTGGCTGACCCGGTGCCCAGCCCAGTTCTGGTCCTGTGTCTCATGGGAGACTTCCTTCTCTCCCCCGCCTATTCCTTCCCTCGGGTTTTGCATCAGACCTGGCCCCCTCCCGCCACCCTCCACGGCCTCGTGCAGCATTGCCTGCTGAGAAATGCCGGGAAAGCCACAGGCAGGTCATTTGTCCACTGACCTGCCTGAGGCTGCCGCTGGCGGCCCtgcaggcagggggaggcagtggtgacccAAAGGGCCAAGGCTTTGACGTCCAGCCTGaacgggggcgggggaggcatgATACCCAGACTGCAGTCAAGAAAATGAGTAGCTCGATGGGGCACGGAGAGCACACTTGGGGAATGGGCCTGCAGCCACAGTGCAACTTGCACAGCGAAGGAAGAAATAATGTGCAGACTTGACGAGAAGCGTGGAGGGGCCCGGGTAGGCCACAGACACTGACAGGCCTTCGGGCCTCCTCTTGGTCCTCGCAGATGCTAGAGGAGAGACTGGCCCGGGAGATCGGCGCgctgcagagcagccaggagcagcTGCAATCGGAGCGTGAGACCGGACGCGAGGGGGcgtgccccaggccccgcccctccccgacGCCCCGCCCTCGGGCCCCGCCCCCGAGCCCAGCCCTgacgccccgcccctccctcgcGCAGAGTCGCAGGTGCGCGCCAAGCTGCAGGAGGTGGAGCAGCGGCTGCGCTCGCCGCCCGAGGCCCAGGGTCTCCCGGCTGAAGACGACGGGTGAGACGGGGACGGGGCCCTGGGCAAACGGGGAGGGAgcgccctccttcctcctccctctgcccttccccgCAGGCCGAGGGCGGAGCTGGAGAAGGCTCGGCTGCAGCTCTCTGCGcaagcccagcgtgcccgcgagGCCGGGGCCGGCGACCGGGAGGTAGGGCTCAGGACGTCCCCGTGGGGCAGGGACAGCGGCTGGGCGCAGGCGGGGGCGCCGGAGAGCCGGGCCCCTCGCAGCCTGGACGCTCACTGCCCGCAGCCTTGCGCCCCGCTCGCCAGCGCCCACCGCGAGGAGGACCTGGAGCCGCCCGGACGCCCCCCAAGGCCGATGGGACCCGGCGCTCCCTACTTTCTTCCAAGGCCAGCCAAGAAATAAAGGCGATGATTCCGGACCCCGCTGCGCCCCCGTTGGTTGAGTCTGTGCCTGGGCAGCTGGGCGGTCGGGCGCTCTGGACAGGGCTCGCCGCAGGTGCGCAGGGGCAGTACCTGATT includes these proteins:
- the SYCE1L gene encoding synaptonemal complex central element protein 1-like isoform X2, with product MAGQLERLGPLEAVEPAEGPVRSSKKTEDLVTMVTKLQKGSLEPQIEDLINRINELQQAKKSSEEVGEAQALWEALRRELDSLNAEKAHLEEVLNKKQEALWMLQLHCQEKEGEAQRLDVQGQLDDGMGQHKDLWEFHMLEERLAREIGALQSSQEQLQSEQSQVRAKLQEVEQRLRSPPEAQGLPAEDDGPRAELEKARLQLSAQAQRAREAGAGDREPCAPLASAHREEDLEPPGRPPRPMGPGAPYFLPRPAKK
- the SYCE1L gene encoding synaptonemal complex central element protein 1-like isoform X1, translated to MAGQLERLGPLEAVEPAEGPVRSSKKTEDLVTMVTKLQKEGSLEPQIEDLINRINELQQAKKSSEEVGEAQALWEALRRELDSLNAEKAHLEEVLNKKQEALWMLQLHCQEKEGEAQRLDVQGQLDDGMGQHKDLWEFHMLEERLAREIGALQSSQEQLQSEQSQVRAKLQEVEQRLRSPPEAQGLPAEDDGPRAELEKARLQLSAQAQRAREAGAGDREPCAPLASAHREEDLEPPGRPPRPMGPGAPYFLPRPAKK